A segment of the Meriones unguiculatus strain TT.TT164.6M chromosome 10, Bangor_MerUng_6.1, whole genome shotgun sequence genome:
TGTGTGCCCGGGCAGACTTAGGGGTTCGAGCTGGGAGGCCTAACGTCCTTAGGAGATTGTCTGAGACAAAGAAGCGCATCAGCAGGGCCCATGACTGTTCCTTGTGTGCCAAGTGCATGCGCAACAGGATCAAGCGGGCTTTCCTTATTGAGCAGGAAATCATTGTGAAAGTATTGAAGGCACAAGTACAGGGTCAGGAAGCAAAATAAATATGCAgctttttttaagtaaaaaaaaaaaaaaaagaggaagccGGTTCCTTCAGGCCCACTGCACCCTCTCTTCTGAGACCatttcaccatgtagccctggcttccctggaaTCATTACATAGAGCAGGCTGCCTGAAAACCTGTGGCAACCTTCCAGCTCGGCGGGTGCTGGCATTCCAGGTGTGCTCCAGGCCACGCCCAGCTTTCCCCTCTGGTGACAGGGCAAGCTAAGGCTGGAGAGCCATTGGGAGTGATCCTTCCAGACACCGGGATGTCTGCCCTCTCCAGTCCTGAGGCCAGCAGCTTGGATCTGGGCAGGAGTCAGGGCTCACGGGGCAAGGGCTGGGTAGTCCCTGCTGCTCTCTTGAGTCAATAAATAACCAATAAATACTCATAAATAGAAGACATCCTCTGTGGCGATGCCCAACATGTCTGTCCCCGGAAGGAGCCTGGTGCAGCACAGTGGGGCCACGGCAGAAGTTGTCACTGTGCGGACCTGGGAAGAACACAGGTGCATCCAACGGGCACTCGGATGAACTCAGTGTGAAAGGCGAAGGAGCCTGGTAGAGGGTCCCCTGCACCGTCTCGGGAGCAGGGCTGTCGCCTCAGCACCAGCAGGCTCTGCAGCAGCTGCACAGAGTTCAGGGCAGCCGTCTCACGGCCGGTCTTCGCGTTGATACAGCCGCGACACAAGCATTCTGCCACGGCCAGCTTCTGCGGGTAGCGGTTCTCGTCTGTGTCAATGCTGTGGGGGACAGGAGCAAAGACAGTGCTCACTCTGGTTCTACCCAGAACCGGTCTGAGCTTCACAAGCAGCATGGTGGGCGCAgagtccctcctctctcctcggAGCTCCACCCTCTTGTGGCTACAGCACTTGCTCTGGAATTTGCAATCTGAGAGTTCAGGATGTGAATGCCACAGACAGGAAGGTGCAGGCACAAGAAAGCTAGCGTTCTGTTCAATAAATGATGCCACCGTACATTTCCCCCTGGCCTCTGAGAACACAGGAGCAGGGGCTTCAGTGGGGGTCCTGAGCTCCCTTGTCCCCAGCCTCAGCTTTTCAggagaaaacatgtttttaaaagttcaGGTGAGCATGCCCCCGAACAAACAAGGACTAACTGAGGCTTCAGAGTGGGAAGAAAGCCAGCCCACCGGCAGGAACCCCATCACCCTCACCGATATCTCCAAGGCGAGATGGAGCGCTGGTGGGTGTCAGCTTCTAGCACTTCCTCTGGCCGTAGCACGGGGCACTGTGTTCCAACTAGAGGTCCTTCATGCTGCCTCCTGTGGCCCGTGGCCTCCAAAGTGGACACCAGGGCTACAGGGAGAGCCTGTTCCCACCTGGCACTTTGAGTTAGCA
Coding sequences within it:
- the Il17c gene encoding interleukin-17C, which gives rise to MAIVTATVMGLLLLAWLPTTPRSHRTLRCYSAEELSHRQAPPHLLTQSARWEQALPVALVSTLEATGHRRQHEGPLVGTQCPVLRPEEVLEADTHQRSISPWRYRIDTDENRYPQKLAVAECLCRGCINAKTGRETAALNSVQLLQSLLVLRRQPCSRDGAGDPLPGSFAFHTEFIRVPVGCTCVLPRSAQ